From the genome of Proteus vulgaris, one region includes:
- the rbsK gene encoding ribokinase, with product MEAKKLVILGSVNADHILNVAHFPLPGETISGNQFQMVFGGKGANQAVAAGRCGANISFLACLGNDDIGKKAKAQLMTDNIDTKSIELIDDVATGVALIFVNQQGENVIGIHAGANGRLDTNYVQCHGNIIKEADALLMQLESPLDSVLKAAEIAKQENVQVILNPAPAQALPDELLSLVDIITPNETETEYLTGIKVIDDESAQQAADVLHHKGIKTVLITLGSRGVWVSEQNSKGCIVPAFKVKAVDTIAAGDTFNGALITALLEGQSMMPAIRFAHAAAAIAVTRAGAQPSVPWRHEVDTFLASSL from the coding sequence ATGGAAGCGAAGAAACTTGTGATTTTAGGTAGTGTTAATGCTGATCATATTCTTAATGTTGCTCATTTTCCGCTTCCTGGTGAAACCATTTCAGGTAACCAATTTCAAATGGTATTTGGTGGTAAAGGAGCTAATCAGGCGGTCGCAGCTGGGCGTTGTGGTGCGAATATTTCTTTTCTTGCTTGTTTAGGAAATGACGATATTGGTAAAAAAGCCAAAGCTCAATTAATGACAGATAACATTGATACCAAGAGTATTGAGTTAATTGACGATGTAGCAACAGGTGTTGCGTTGATTTTCGTTAATCAACAGGGTGAAAATGTTATAGGTATTCATGCTGGTGCTAATGGGCGATTAGATACAAATTACGTTCAGTGCCATGGGAATATTATAAAAGAAGCTGATGCTCTGTTAATGCAATTAGAATCGCCACTTGATTCTGTATTAAAAGCGGCTGAAATAGCGAAACAAGAAAATGTGCAAGTAATACTAAATCCTGCACCTGCTCAAGCATTACCTGATGAGTTGTTATCTCTTGTCGATATTATTACTCCAAATGAAACAGAAACTGAATATCTGACAGGAATTAAAGTCATAGATGATGAAAGTGCTCAACAAGCAGCGGATGTTCTACATCATAAAGGCATTAAAACAGTTCTGATTACATTAGGAAGCCGTGGAGTTTGGGTTAGCGAGCAAAATAGTAAAGGTTGTATTGTTCCTGCATTTAAAGTGAAAGCTGTTGATACTATCGCAGCAGGCGATACATTTAATGGCGCATTAATTACCGCTTTATTAGAGGGGCAATCTATGATGCCAGCGATTAGGTTTGCTCATGCTGCTGCTGCCATTGCTGTTACTCGAGCAGGCGCTCAGCCATCAGTACCTTGGCGTCATGAAGTGGATACTTTTTTAGCATCATCCTTGTAG
- a CDS encoding FadR/GntR family transcriptional regulator, with amino-acid sequence MQFSEQRSASQKNLSYIVAEKLGKQILSGHYEPESLLPGEIELAELLSVSRTVIREAIKMLAAKGMLLPRPRIGTRVTPMQNWNLLDNDLLNWWIDSGEFNKVSHYFHHVRLAIEPQACYLAAFNATESQKQSLVLFGKEMQLLDENFDRQHWLDIDTQFHYLIYQASGNPFFASFGSLFLSAYKKYFDLIVGNETVQPETHNQIVQAIIDGDGNKARDLCLILLTSD; translated from the coding sequence ATGCAATTTAGCGAACAACGTTCAGCTTCTCAAAAAAATCTTTCTTATATTGTTGCTGAAAAATTGGGTAAACAAATTCTTTCTGGCCATTACGAACCTGAATCTTTGTTACCAGGAGAAATAGAATTAGCAGAGTTACTCTCTGTCAGTAGAACCGTTATTCGAGAAGCAATAAAAATGCTTGCAGCAAAAGGGATGCTTTTACCACGCCCAAGAATAGGCACTCGAGTAACGCCAATGCAAAATTGGAACTTATTAGATAATGACCTTCTTAATTGGTGGATAGACAGTGGTGAATTTAATAAAGTCAGCCATTATTTCCATCATGTGCGTTTAGCCATAGAACCTCAAGCTTGTTATTTAGCTGCATTTAATGCAACTGAAAGCCAAAAACAGTCTCTTGTTTTATTTGGCAAAGAAATGCAGTTGCTTGATGAGAATTTTGACAGACAACATTGGTTAGATATTGATACACAATTTCATTACCTTATTTACCAAGCAAGTGGTAATCCATTTTTTGCTTCTTTTGGTTCTTTGTTCCTTTCTGCTTATAAAAAGTATTTTGATCTTATTGTGGGTAATGAAACCGTACAACCGGAAACACACAACCAAATAGTTCAAGCTATTATTGATGGTGATGGAAATAAAGCACGCGACCTCTGTTTAATCTTATTAACAAGTGATTGA
- the ravA gene encoding ATPase RavA, which translates to MQLAERISQLSQYLETGLYERQSAIRLCLLAALSGESVFLLGPPGIAKSLIARRMKEAFKEAKAFEYLMTRFSTPEEIFGPLSIQALKDEGKYQRLVEGYLPDAEVVFLDEIWKAGPAILNTLLTAINERKFRNGETEVNIPMRLLVSASNELPDSDSSLEALYDRMLIRIWLTKVQDKKNFRALLVNKEVGSFHIPSHLQITTEEFSRWQSELEKITLDDHLFDLIYQLRESLDKSDAAPYVSDRRWKKAVRLLQASAFFNGRNAISPLDLILLKDCLWHDQASFALLDKLLQSLLTEQAYHQLELIRKTEGLWAEWMQSTRSKQDQQAFRFEKQSGMFGRNVHFNLPEKIQADKYTLFLHIPLHIHSIQVNFITFEHKALENFLSKGEELSARLNGIGFPQSIHAQIRPDGVLEILDVSRRTTSLYQQQETAPTPLIENNKEWQDKLKDLTQEIYGEQEKFNHHQPNLFIDNDWLITIEQSFVQLNEKLSQLKSQIK; encoded by the coding sequence ATGCAACTTGCAGAGCGGATTTCACAACTTAGCCAATATCTTGAAACTGGGCTTTATGAGCGACAATCAGCTATCCGTCTTTGTTTACTTGCAGCACTCAGTGGTGAGAGTGTTTTCTTACTTGGCCCTCCAGGTATCGCTAAAAGTTTAATAGCCAGAAGAATGAAAGAAGCCTTTAAAGAGGCTAAAGCGTTTGAATACTTAATGACGCGTTTTTCAACACCTGAAGAAATTTTTGGTCCTTTATCTATTCAAGCTTTAAAAGATGAAGGGAAATATCAGCGTTTGGTTGAGGGATATTTGCCTGATGCTGAAGTTGTCTTTCTTGATGAAATATGGAAAGCCGGACCCGCTATTCTTAATACGTTATTAACGGCGATTAATGAGCGTAAATTTAGAAATGGGGAAACTGAAGTCAACATCCCAATGCGCTTATTAGTTTCAGCTTCGAATGAATTACCTGATTCAGATAGTAGCCTTGAAGCGCTTTATGACCGAATGCTTATTCGTATTTGGCTAACAAAAGTTCAAGATAAGAAAAACTTTCGCGCTTTACTCGTTAATAAAGAAGTTGGCTCTTTTCATATTCCGTCTCATCTTCAAATTACCACAGAAGAATTTTCACGCTGGCAGTCAGAATTAGAAAAAATCACATTAGATGACCACTTATTTGATTTAATTTATCAACTTCGTGAGTCTTTAGATAAAAGTGATGCAGCTCCTTATGTTTCTGATAGACGTTGGAAAAAAGCGGTACGCCTTTTACAAGCTAGCGCTTTTTTTAATGGCCGTAATGCTATTTCACCATTAGATCTTATTTTATTAAAAGATTGCCTGTGGCATGACCAAGCATCATTTGCATTATTAGATAAATTATTACAAAGCCTTTTAACAGAACAAGCTTACCACCAGCTAGAATTGATCAGAAAAACAGAGGGTTTGTGGGCTGAGTGGATGCAATCAACGAGAAGCAAACAAGATCAACAAGCTTTTCGTTTTGAAAAACAAAGTGGAATGTTTGGCCGTAATGTTCATTTTAATCTGCCAGAAAAAATACAGGCAGATAAATACACACTGTTTTTACACATACCTCTGCATATTCATAGTATTCAAGTTAATTTTATTACATTTGAACACAAAGCCTTAGAAAACTTCTTATCCAAAGGAGAAGAATTGTCTGCACGTTTAAATGGCATTGGTTTTCCTCAATCTATTCATGCTCAAATTCGTCCAGATGGCGTATTAGAAATTTTAGATGTAAGTCGACGCACAACTTCTCTTTACCAACAACAAGAAACAGCACCTACGCCTCTTATTGAAAATAACAAAGAGTGGCAAGACAAATTAAAAGATCTGACTCAAGAAATTTATGGTGAACAAGAAAAATTTAATCATCATCAACCAAATTTATTTATTGATAATGATTGGCTTATTACCATCGAGCAAAGTTTTGTTCAGCTAAATGAAAAACTCTCTCAATTAAAAAGCCAAATAAAGTGA
- a CDS encoding phosphoethanolamine transferase: MSRLTYYTLLFLLSITPAILGGSTLYIEQKIYIVLIGWLLMLMCSGIYRSILGKIVTFIISALWSLNLSISLFFYREHDIAFSSSIAETFINTNGSETVGMLSYNKYYVLFYICSFSIYYFLIHKSARFSHLKTTINSVIAIVILIAIIPIYKNLALRNDNNTKLISEYTLLNTPFYNAAALVRTFHENRQIKRIASQKVNYQYSKKDNNTDIYILIIGESVRRDHLGIYGYPHDTTPNLMKEKNNLILFKNVYSPAPVTILSVPISLSNIGLEQLQDKNHYADNIVSLANHAGFKTYWLSNQGEGNQKTSVISVIANMAQNKKWNDFIGYDEELLPYLDKALNEPSTQKKFIILHTYGSHEPACNRFPNQDFKKFTQQEDDNCYDSSIAYTDKLINNIIEKVKDKPASILYFADHALQRLDKNREIRYHHGVNTPRKEAYDIPLFIWYSSSSIKPVINDEALNEPYSTVNNYWLLSSWLGIEHNSPKKCYSPLKECYQPKSPIMVIDGNKNLLNYDLLSSEEQEPQ; this comes from the coding sequence ATGTCTCGACTAACTTATTACACACTTTTATTTCTTTTATCTATAACACCAGCAATACTTGGTGGCTCAACGTTGTATATAGAACAAAAGATTTATATTGTTCTCATTGGTTGGCTACTTATGCTGATGTGTAGTGGAATTTATCGTTCAATTCTGGGAAAAATAGTAACATTTATAATTAGCGCGCTATGGTCTTTAAATCTGTCTATTTCTCTATTTTTCTATCGTGAACACGACATTGCATTTTCCTCTTCTATCGCAGAAACGTTTATAAATACTAACGGCAGTGAGACTGTTGGTATGCTTTCTTATAATAAATATTACGTGTTATTTTATATATGTAGCTTCTCTATTTATTATTTTCTTATCCATAAAAGCGCTCGATTTTCTCATTTAAAAACCACAATAAATAGTGTTATTGCAATCGTTATATTAATAGCAATTATTCCTATATATAAAAACTTAGCATTAAGAAATGATAACAATACTAAATTAATCTCTGAATATACTCTTTTAAATACACCTTTTTATAATGCAGCAGCACTGGTTAGAACGTTTCATGAAAATCGTCAAATAAAAAGAATAGCTTCTCAAAAAGTTAATTATCAATATAGTAAAAAAGATAATAATACAGATATTTATATTCTTATTATTGGGGAATCTGTTCGGCGTGACCATTTAGGTATTTATGGTTATCCTCATGATACAACTCCAAATTTAATGAAAGAGAAAAACAATCTAATTCTTTTTAAGAATGTTTACTCTCCAGCCCCAGTAACCATTCTTTCTGTACCAATTTCTCTCTCAAATATAGGGTTAGAGCAGTTACAGGATAAAAATCATTACGCTGATAATATTGTTTCCCTTGCTAATCATGCTGGATTTAAAACTTATTGGCTAAGTAACCAAGGGGAAGGGAATCAAAAAACAAGTGTAATCTCGGTCATTGCAAATATGGCACAGAATAAAAAGTGGAATGATTTTATTGGTTATGATGAAGAACTACTTCCTTATTTAGATAAAGCACTCAATGAACCATCTACACAGAAAAAATTTATTATTTTGCATACTTATGGTAGTCATGAACCTGCTTGTAACCGATTTCCAAATCAAGATTTTAAAAAATTCACACAACAAGAAGATGATAATTGTTATGACAGCTCTATCGCTTATACAGATAAATTAATTAATAACATTATTGAAAAAGTAAAAGATAAACCCGCATCTATTCTCTACTTTGCAGATCATGCTTTACAGCGCCTCGATAAGAATAGAGAGATTCGTTATCATCATGGTGTAAATACACCGCGTAAAGAAGCTTACGACATTCCTTTGTTCATTTGGTATAGCTCATCATCTATTAAACCTGTTATTAATGATGAAGCGTTGAATGAGCCTTATTCGACGGTAAATAACTATTGGCTATTAAGTAGTTGGCTTGGTATAGAACATAACTCACCAAAAAAATGTTATTCACCATTAAAAGAATGCTATCAGCCGAAATCACCAATAATGGTTATTGATGGGAATAAAAACCTCTTAAACTATGATTTATTAAGTTCAGAAGAGCAGGAACCTCAATAA
- the mdtD gene encoding multidrug transporter subunit MdtD — translation MLKSAKNMSGLPWIAAMAFFMQALDATILNTALPDIAKSLNHSPLAMQSAVISYTLTVALLIPVSGWLADRFGTRQIFIIAVSLFSAGSLLCALSPNLSFLVISRIIQGIGGAMMMPVARLALLRAYPRSELLPILNFVTMPGLVGPIVGPLLGGILVTYASWHWIFIINIPIGLLGIFYAIKHMPNFTMPKRKFDLLGFIFFGFGLVMLSVSLDLFGDKNISRYIPIAVILGGFSLLGLYINHARRHQQPLIPLNIFKTRTFSVGIAGNIATRLGTGCIPFLMPLMLQVGFGYPAIVSGMMLAPMALGSILAKSFVTKILVKFSYRRTLFAITIIIGLMIAQFSLQSPDMSIYYLVIPLFLLGVVMSIQFTSMNTISLADLTDNNASSGNSVLAITQQLAISFGIAVSASILGYFDTENVGTTVDNFHYTFITVGIITLLSSFVFLLLDKHDGDNLTNKKKKA, via the coding sequence ATGTTGAAATCCGCCAAAAATATGTCTGGGTTGCCTTGGATAGCTGCAATGGCTTTTTTTATGCAGGCTCTCGATGCAACCATTCTTAATACGGCATTACCTGATATAGCCAAGAGTCTTAATCACTCACCTCTCGCCATGCAATCGGCCGTTATTAGCTACACATTAACTGTGGCTTTATTAATTCCAGTTAGTGGATGGCTAGCCGACAGATTTGGAACTCGCCAAATTTTTATTATTGCGGTTTCTTTATTTTCTGCTGGCTCTTTATTATGTGCACTTTCTCCTAACCTCTCTTTTCTTGTTATTTCACGAATTATACAAGGAATAGGTGGAGCAATGATGATGCCAGTTGCACGCCTTGCTTTATTAAGAGCCTATCCACGTAGTGAATTATTACCCATTCTAAATTTTGTCACTATGCCGGGATTAGTAGGCCCCATAGTAGGGCCTCTTTTAGGAGGGATTTTAGTTACTTATGCCTCTTGGCATTGGATATTTATTATAAATATCCCTATTGGCCTATTAGGTATTTTCTATGCCATAAAGCATATGCCTAATTTTACTATGCCAAAACGCAAATTTGATTTACTGGGTTTTATTTTCTTTGGCTTTGGCTTAGTGATGCTTTCCGTTAGCCTTGATCTTTTTGGTGATAAAAATATCTCTCGCTATATCCCTATAGCCGTTATTTTAGGTGGTTTTTCTCTACTTGGTTTATATATTAATCATGCGAGACGCCACCAGCAGCCTCTGATCCCATTAAATATTTTTAAAACACGAACATTCTCTGTCGGGATTGCAGGCAACATAGCAACAAGGCTAGGAACTGGCTGTATTCCTTTTTTAATGCCACTTATGTTACAAGTTGGCTTTGGCTACCCTGCAATTGTTTCCGGTATGATGCTGGCACCAATGGCTCTGGGCTCTATTTTAGCCAAATCATTTGTCACAAAGATCTTAGTGAAATTTAGCTATCGCCGAACGCTCTTTGCTATCACTATTATTATTGGTTTGATGATCGCTCAATTTTCACTTCAATCTCCTGACATGTCTATTTACTATCTTGTTATCCCACTCTTTTTATTAGGTGTGGTCATGTCGATACAATTTACATCGATGAATACAATTTCATTGGCTGACTTAACAGATAATAATGCAAGTTCAGGAAATAGTGTTTTAGCTATTACTCAACAGCTGGCTATTAGTTTTGGTATTGCTGTCAGTGCGTCTATCTTAGGATATTTTGATACTGAAAACGTTGGCACTACTGTTGATAACTTCCACTATACTTTTATTACGGTAGGTATTATTACATTACTGTCCTCCTTCGTGTTTTTACTCCTCGATAAACATGATGGCGATAACCTAACGAATAAAAAGAAAAAGGCCTGA
- the acs gene encoding acetate--CoA ligase, with product MTKINQHHIPASIAEHALINKEQYQKDYELSIKNPEAFWADKGKIVDWIKPYTVVKNTSFDPGHVRIRWFEDGQLNISQNCLDRHLKTRGDQTAIIWEGDSPNESKKITYRQLHQDVCQFANVLKNLGIKKGDVVAIYMPMVPEAAVAMLACTRIGAIHSVIFGGFSPEAVAGRIIDSKAKLVITADEGLRAGRAIPLKKNVDDALNHADIPPINHVVVLRRTGNTEQWIEGRDIWWDEIIQGVSTECDVEVMDAEDPLFILYTSGSTGKPKGVLHTTGGYLVYASMTFKYTFDYHEGDIYWCTADVGWVTGHSYLLYGPLSNGATTVMFEGVPNYPAVNRMAQIVDKHQINILYTAPTAIRALMAEGDKAIEGTQRTSLRILGSVGEPINPEAWEWFYQKMGRSQCPIVDTWWQTETGGFMITPLPGAMDLKPGSATRPFFGVQPAIVDNMGEVQQGACEGNLVITDSWPGQARTLFGDHDRFEQTYFSTFKGMYFSGDGARRDEDGDYWITGRVDDVLNISGHRLGTAEIESALVAHPKIAEAAVVGIPHNIKGQAIYAYVTLNHGEEPTPELYTEVRNWVRKEIGPIATPDILHWTDSLPKTRSGKIMRRILRKIASGDTTNLGDTSTLADPGVVEKLLEEKQSLSLTA from the coding sequence CAAAAAGACTATGAATTATCTATCAAAAACCCTGAGGCCTTTTGGGCAGATAAAGGGAAGATTGTTGACTGGATAAAACCATATACTGTGGTAAAAAACACTTCATTTGACCCAGGCCACGTACGCATTCGCTGGTTTGAAGATGGACAGCTAAACATCAGCCAAAACTGCCTTGATCGCCACCTTAAAACACGGGGTGATCAAACTGCAATTATTTGGGAAGGTGACTCACCTAATGAGTCGAAAAAAATCACTTACCGACAACTCCACCAAGATGTTTGCCAATTCGCTAATGTATTAAAAAATCTAGGAATTAAAAAAGGCGATGTTGTGGCGATTTATATGCCGATGGTACCTGAAGCAGCAGTTGCTATGCTCGCTTGTACTCGTATTGGTGCAATCCACTCTGTTATTTTTGGTGGTTTCTCACCAGAAGCCGTTGCTGGTCGTATCATTGATTCGAAAGCCAAATTAGTTATCACTGCTGATGAAGGCTTGCGCGCAGGCCGTGCTATCCCTCTAAAGAAAAATGTCGATGATGCATTAAATCACGCGGATATTCCGCCGATTAATCATGTTGTTGTACTTCGCCGAACAGGAAATACAGAACAATGGATTGAAGGTCGTGATATTTGGTGGGATGAAATTATTCAAGGTGTAAGTACTGAGTGTGATGTAGAAGTTATGGATGCTGAAGATCCACTCTTTATTCTGTACACATCGGGTTCAACAGGTAAACCTAAAGGTGTGTTACATACCACTGGAGGCTATCTTGTTTATGCTTCAATGACGTTTAAATACACCTTTGATTATCATGAAGGTGATATTTATTGGTGTACTGCTGACGTAGGTTGGGTAACAGGGCATAGCTACTTACTGTATGGCCCGCTTTCAAATGGTGCAACAACAGTCATGTTTGAAGGTGTACCTAATTACCCAGCAGTTAACCGTATGGCTCAAATCGTTGATAAGCACCAAATCAATATTCTCTACACAGCCCCTACCGCAATTCGTGCGTTAATGGCTGAAGGCGATAAAGCGATTGAAGGAACTCAACGCACCTCTCTACGCATTCTTGGCTCTGTAGGTGAGCCTATTAATCCGGAAGCTTGGGAGTGGTTCTATCAGAAAATGGGACGTAGCCAATGCCCGATTGTTGATACATGGTGGCAAACAGAAACCGGTGGTTTCATGATAACTCCATTGCCGGGAGCTATGGATCTAAAACCAGGTTCAGCAACACGCCCTTTCTTCGGCGTTCAACCTGCTATTGTCGACAATATGGGAGAAGTACAACAAGGAGCTTGTGAAGGTAACTTAGTGATTACTGATTCTTGGCCAGGTCAAGCAAGAACACTTTTTGGTGATCACGATCGGTTTGAACAAACTTACTTCTCAACCTTTAAAGGTATGTATTTCTCTGGTGATGGTGCTCGCCGTGATGAAGATGGTGATTATTGGATAACAGGACGTGTTGATGATGTCTTGAATATTTCAGGCCACCGTTTAGGAACAGCAGAAATAGAATCTGCCCTCGTCGCTCACCCTAAGATTGCTGAAGCCGCAGTAGTGGGTATTCCTCATAATATTAAAGGACAGGCTATTTATGCTTATGTCACGTTAAATCATGGTGAAGAGCCAACGCCTGAGCTTTATACAGAAGTCCGTAACTGGGTACGTAAAGAAATAGGACCAATTGCAACACCAGATATTCTTCACTGGACAGATTCTTTACCCAAAACGCGCTCGGGGAAAATTATGCGCCGTATCTTGCGTAAAATTGCCTCTGGTGACACAACTAACCTCGGAGATACCTCAACACTCGCCGATCCAGGTGTTGTAGAGAAACTGTTAGAAGAAAAACAGTCTCTATCACTTACTGCTTAA
- a CDS encoding DUF485 domain-containing protein, which translates to MNANIYQEIENNPRFKELVKKRSRFSWTLSIITLVMYVSFILLIAFYPQWLGTPLYEGSYITRGIPIGIGLIIASFLLTGIYVVKANTVFDKLTNEIIEEVEK; encoded by the coding sequence ATGAATGCCAATATTTATCAAGAGATAGAAAATAACCCTCGCTTTAAAGAACTGGTTAAAAAACGTAGTCGTTTTTCATGGACACTTTCAATTATTACACTCGTTATGTATGTTTCATTTATCTTACTTATCGCCTTCTATCCACAATGGCTAGGAACTCCCTTGTATGAGGGTAGCTACATTACACGAGGTATTCCTATTGGCATCGGGTTAATTATTGCTTCATTTTTATTAACTGGTATTTACGTTGTAAAAGCCAATACAGTGTTCGACAAACTGACAAACGAGATTATTGAAGAGGTAGAAAAATGA
- a CDS encoding cation acetate symporter: protein MSKLLYTISLFLLSSTVVYAAAITEGGEKQPMNIQAIIMFLIFVGLTLYITYWASKRTRSRSDYYTAGGKITGFQNGMAIAGDFMSAASFLGISALVYTSGYDGLIYSIGFLIGWPIILFIIAERLRNLGRYTFADVVSYRLSPKPIRTLSAIGSLVVVALYLIAQMVGAGKLIELLFGLNYHIAVVLVGILMVLYVLFGGMLATTWVQIIKAILLLAGASFMAVMVMKTVDFNFNTLFKEAVNVHSKGSSIMSPGGLVSDPISALSLGLALMFGTAGLPHIIMRFFTVSDAKEARKSVFYATGFIGYFYILTFIIGFGAILLVSPNPMFKDAAGALIGGTNMAAVHLADAVGGNFFLGFISAVAFATILAVVAGLTLAGASAVSHDLYANVIKNGHADERKELNVSKVTVVILGIVAIGLGILFEKQNIAFMVGLAFSIAASCNFPIILLSMYWKGLTTRGAVAGGWSGLLIAVTLMILGPTIWVSILGHEKPIYPYEYPALFSMVVAFVVSWFFSITDKSSLGEQEKVKFQAQFIRSQIGLGIEQGKDH, encoded by the coding sequence ATGAGCAAATTACTCTACACAATAAGCCTATTTCTCCTCTCTTCAACCGTTGTTTATGCTGCTGCAATAACAGAAGGTGGTGAGAAACAACCGATGAATATTCAGGCTATTATTATGTTTCTGATATTTGTTGGATTAACACTTTATATCACTTATTGGGCCTCTAAACGTACTCGTTCACGTTCAGACTATTATACAGCTGGAGGAAAAATAACAGGATTTCAAAATGGGATGGCTATTGCAGGCGATTTTATGTCAGCAGCATCCTTTTTAGGGATTTCCGCTCTCGTTTATACTTCTGGTTACGATGGTCTGATTTATTCAATAGGATTCCTCATCGGCTGGCCGATTATTCTTTTTATTATTGCTGAACGTTTACGTAATTTAGGACGTTATACCTTTGCTGATGTTGTTTCTTACCGATTAAGCCCTAAACCGATTAGAACACTCTCTGCTATAGGCTCTTTAGTAGTGGTGGCTCTTTATCTGATTGCACAAATGGTCGGCGCAGGAAAGCTAATCGAGCTACTTTTTGGCTTGAACTATCATATTGCTGTGGTACTCGTTGGTATTCTCATGGTGTTGTATGTGTTATTTGGTGGCATGTTAGCAACGACTTGGGTACAAATCATCAAAGCTATTTTATTACTCGCTGGTGCAAGTTTTATGGCTGTTATGGTCATGAAAACGGTAGATTTTAATTTCAACACTTTATTTAAAGAAGCTGTAAATGTGCATTCAAAAGGCTCCTCAATTATGAGCCCAGGAGGCTTAGTCTCTGATCCTATTTCTGCACTTTCTTTAGGTCTTGCATTAATGTTTGGTACCGCAGGGCTCCCTCATATCATCATGCGCTTCTTTACGGTTAGTGATGCCAAAGAAGCCCGTAAGAGTGTCTTCTATGCAACAGGTTTTATCGGCTATTTCTATATTCTTACTTTTATCATTGGTTTCGGCGCTATCCTACTCGTTAGCCCTAATCCTATGTTCAAAGATGCCGCTGGCGCTCTAATTGGCGGCACAAACATGGCAGCAGTTCATCTTGCTGATGCTGTTGGGGGTAATTTCTTCCTTGGTTTTATCTCTGCGGTTGCTTTTGCCACTATATTAGCTGTTGTTGCAGGGTTGACTTTAGCTGGTGCTTCCGCGGTTTCTCATGATCTTTATGCTAACGTAATTAAAAATGGTCATGCAGATGAACGTAAAGAGCTTAATGTATCTAAAGTAACTGTTGTAATATTGGGGATAGTCGCTATAGGTTTAGGGATACTATTTGAAAAGCAAAACATTGCCTTTATGGTAGGACTCGCTTTCTCAATAGCCGCAAGCTGTAACTTCCCAATCATTTTGCTATCAATGTATTGGAAAGGACTAACAACACGTGGCGCTGTAGCTGGGGGATGGTCTGGTTTATTAATAGCCGTAACATTAATGATCTTAGGGCCAACAATTTGGGTCAGCATTTTAGGTCATGAAAAACCTATCTATCCTTATGAATATCCAGCATTATTTTCAATGGTAGTTGCTTTTGTTGTTTCATGGTTTTTTTCAATTACAGATAAATCATCTTTAGGTGAGCAAGAAAAAGTGAAGTTTCAAGCACAATTTATTCGCTCTCAAATTGGCTTAGGAATTGAACAAGGCAAAGATCACTAA